A window from Micromonospora terminaliae encodes these proteins:
- a CDS encoding ABC transporter ATP-binding protein — translation MTALLSTRDLVAGYEARTVLDGLDLDLPADAFTVIVGPNACGKSTLLRTMARLLTPRRGAVLLDGTAIRDLPTREVARRLGVLPQSPLVPEGITVADLVGRGRQPYQRWWRQWSAEDGRAVEAAMAMADVAELADRPVDTLSGGQRQRVWIAMTLAQDTEALLLDEPTTFLDLAHQVEVLDLLHRLRAERGRTVVAVLHDLNQAARYADHLVAMRAGAVVAAGPPREILTADLVRDVFGLDCVVVPCPVTGAPLVVPALTHTSAAPAATPAPAGASAGDA, via the coding sequence GTGACCGCGCTGCTGTCCACCCGCGACCTGGTCGCCGGTTACGAGGCCCGGACCGTGCTGGACGGGCTGGACCTCGACCTGCCCGCCGACGCGTTCACGGTGATCGTGGGGCCGAACGCGTGCGGGAAGTCCACCCTGCTGCGCACCATGGCCCGGCTGCTCACCCCGCGCCGCGGCGCGGTGCTGCTCGACGGCACGGCGATCCGCGACCTGCCCACCCGCGAGGTGGCCCGGCGGCTCGGCGTGCTGCCGCAGAGCCCGCTCGTGCCCGAGGGGATCACCGTGGCCGACCTGGTCGGCCGGGGCCGCCAGCCCTACCAGCGCTGGTGGCGGCAGTGGTCCGCGGAGGACGGCCGGGCCGTCGAGGCCGCCATGGCCATGGCCGACGTGGCCGAACTCGCCGACCGGCCCGTCGACACCCTCTCCGGCGGCCAGCGGCAGCGGGTCTGGATCGCCATGACCCTCGCCCAGGACACCGAGGCGCTGCTGCTCGACGAGCCGACCACCTTCCTCGACCTGGCCCACCAGGTGGAGGTGCTGGATCTGCTGCACCGGCTGCGCGCCGAGCGCGGCCGGACCGTGGTCGCCGTGCTGCACGACCTGAACCAGGCCGCCCGGTACGCCGACCACCTGGTCGCCATGCGCGCCGGCGCGGTGGTCGCCGCCGGCCCGCCGCGCGAGATCCTCACGGCCGACCTGGTCCGCGACGTCTTCGGGCTGGACTGCGTGGTCGTGCCCTGCCCGGTCACCGGCGCGCCGCTCGTGGTGCCCGCCCTCACCCACACCTCGGCCGCTCCGGCCGCCACGCCGGCCCCGGCCGGCGCCTCCGCCGGCGACGCCTGA
- a CDS encoding GNAT family N-acetyltransferase, with protein MTVAVHRRQDPRLGEFTLRPLDPDADAALLHGWVTHPKAVFWMMQDADVARVAEEYRRIAAHPHHDAYLGCWQGRPAFLAERYDPAHVELVGLHDPAEGDVGMHFLCAPTGAPVHGFTLAVLTTVLDWLFADPATRRVVVEPDVRNTAVHALNAAVGFRVVGPITKPEKTALLSVCTREQFAATR; from the coding sequence ATGACCGTGGCCGTCCACCGCCGGCAGGACCCGCGCCTCGGCGAGTTCACCCTCCGCCCGCTCGACCCGGACGCCGACGCCGCGCTGCTGCACGGCTGGGTCACCCACCCCAAGGCGGTGTTCTGGATGATGCAGGACGCCGACGTGGCCCGGGTGGCCGAGGAGTACCGGCGCATCGCCGCGCACCCGCACCACGACGCGTACCTCGGGTGCTGGCAGGGCCGGCCGGCGTTCCTGGCCGAGCGCTACGACCCGGCCCACGTCGAGCTGGTCGGTCTCCACGACCCGGCGGAGGGCGACGTCGGGATGCACTTCCTCTGCGCGCCCACCGGGGCGCCCGTGCACGGCTTCACCCTCGCCGTGCTCACCACGGTGCTGGACTGGCTCTTCGCCGACCCGGCCACCCGCCGGGTGGTGGTCGAGCCCGACGTGCGCAACACCGCCGTGCACGCGTTGAACGCGGCCGTCGGCTTCCGCGTCGTCGGCCCGATCACCAAGCCCGAGAAGACCGCCCTGCTCAGCGTCTGCACCCGAGAGCAGTTCGCCGCCACCCGTTGA
- a CDS encoding MFS transporter, with protein MSRRLLALLTLACGVAVGNIYFPQTVAPLIAAERHVSPDSAALVVTAVQLGYAAGIFLLVPLGDRLPHRPLVVILLGLTGLGLLAATIAPAHPLLVSANALVGITTVVAPIIGPMAAGLVSADRRGAVSGTLLSGSIGGMLLSRTLAGTLGDWWGWRAPYLTAAASVLLIGVVMARVLPATRPASAHPYPALLAESLRLLRREPELRRSCWYQAAIFAGFSAVWTAVALLLTGPIYGLGARAVGLLALVNAATMVCTPLAGRLVDRHGSDAVNLVCMLGVGASAAVLAFGRLGGTAGLVALVAGTLLLDVAMQSGMVANQVRNYALRPEARSRVNTAYMTCAYLGGSAGSWLGVQAYGRFGWLGACAVLALLAAIALARHLAAARPVSPLSPDPGSPAGCAVANRTI; from the coding sequence ATGAGCCGCCGACTGCTGGCACTCCTCACCCTCGCCTGCGGGGTGGCCGTCGGGAACATCTACTTCCCGCAGACCGTCGCCCCACTGATCGCCGCCGAACGGCACGTCTCCCCGGACTCGGCCGCGCTGGTGGTGACGGCCGTGCAGCTCGGGTACGCGGCGGGGATCTTCCTCCTGGTGCCGCTCGGCGACCGGCTCCCGCACCGGCCGCTCGTCGTCATTCTGCTCGGCCTGACCGGGCTGGGGCTGCTCGCTGCCACCATCGCCCCCGCGCATCCGCTCCTCGTGTCCGCGAACGCCCTCGTCGGGATCACCACCGTGGTCGCGCCGATCATCGGGCCGATGGCGGCCGGCCTGGTCTCGGCGGACCGGCGCGGGGCGGTCAGCGGCACGCTCCTGAGCGGCTCGATCGGTGGCATGCTGCTGTCCCGCACGCTCGCCGGGACCCTCGGCGACTGGTGGGGCTGGCGGGCGCCCTACCTCACCGCGGCGGCGTCCGTGCTGCTCATCGGGGTCGTCATGGCCCGGGTACTGCCGGCGACGCGACCGGCGTCGGCGCACCCCTACCCGGCCCTGCTGGCCGAGTCGCTGCGCCTGCTGCGCCGGGAGCCCGAGCTGCGCCGATCCTGCTGGTACCAGGCAGCCATCTTCGCCGGCTTCTCCGCGGTCTGGACCGCGGTGGCGCTGCTGCTGACCGGTCCGATCTACGGGCTGGGGGCCCGGGCGGTCGGACTGCTCGCCCTGGTCAACGCGGCGACCATGGTCTGCACCCCGCTCGCCGGACGGCTGGTGGACCGGCACGGCAGCGACGCGGTCAACCTGGTGTGCATGCTCGGGGTCGGCGCGTCGGCCGCGGTGCTCGCGTTCGGCCGCCTGGGCGGCACGGCAGGACTGGTGGCGCTGGTGGCGGGGACACTGCTGCTCGACGTGGCCATGCAGTCGGGGATGGTCGCCAACCAGGTACGCAACTACGCCCTGCGCCCGGAGGCCCGCAGCAGGGTCAACACCGCGTACATGACCTGCGCCTACCTGGGCGGAAGTGCCGGGTCCTGGCTGGGCGTCCAGGCGTACGGGCGCTTCGGCTGGCTGGGAGCGTGCGCTGTGCTGGCGTTGCTCGCGGCCATCGCGCTGGCCCGGCACCTGGCCGCAGCCCGGCCGGTGTCACCGCTCTCTCCGGACCCCGGTTCCCCGGCCGGGTGCGCGGTAGCGAACCGCACGATCTGA
- a CDS encoding pyridoxal phosphate-dependent decarboxylase family protein has product MSLPGATVPAPSAGAGPAAARDHLFTARTLDRYRGVLAEGVDRVARRVATADRPFTGVGPDDLAPRVAAVDLDRPLGDPGAALDELHDVYLRDAVYFHHPRYLAHLNCPVVIPALLGEAVLSAVNSSLDTWDQSVGGTLIERRLVDWTAGRIGLGPAADGVFTSGGTHSNLQALLLAREETRARAGLRPGPEALSRFRVLTSAAGHFSVQKAARLLGLGPDAVRTVDTDAQRRLRPDALAREIARCRADGLLVMAVVATAGTTDFGSIDPLPQVADICAAAGVWLHVDAAYGCGLLVSPTRRHLLDGIERADSVTVDYHKSFFQPVSSSAVLVRDGRTLRHATWHADYLNPARAVEQRIPNQVDKSLQTTRRFDALKLWLTLRIMGADAVGALFDEVVDRAGEAWRLLDADPRFEVVTRPALSTLVFRWHPAGLAADLVDDANLYAREALAASGAALVAGTRVDGAHHLKLTLLNPETTGEDVAAVLDLIAEHAGWYARTRTADALTCPVG; this is encoded by the coding sequence ATGAGCCTGCCCGGAGCAACCGTTCCGGCCCCCTCGGCCGGTGCCGGCCCGGCCGCCGCCCGGGACCACCTGTTCACCGCCCGCACGCTGGACCGCTACCGCGGTGTGCTGGCCGAGGGTGTCGACCGGGTGGCCCGCCGGGTCGCGACCGCCGACCGGCCGTTCACCGGGGTCGGCCCGGACGACCTCGCCCCGCGCGTCGCCGCCGTGGACCTCGACCGGCCCCTCGGCGACCCCGGCGCGGCCCTCGACGAACTGCACGACGTCTACCTGCGCGACGCCGTCTACTTCCACCACCCCCGCTACCTGGCCCACCTGAACTGCCCCGTGGTGATCCCGGCGCTGCTCGGCGAGGCGGTGCTCAGCGCCGTCAACTCCTCGCTGGACACCTGGGACCAGAGCGTCGGCGGCACCCTCATCGAGCGCCGGCTGGTCGACTGGACGGCCGGGCGGATCGGGCTCGGCCCCGCCGCCGACGGGGTGTTCACCAGCGGCGGCACGCACTCCAACCTCCAGGCCCTGCTGCTGGCCCGCGAGGAGACCCGGGCACGGGCCGGCCTGCGGCCCGGACCCGAGGCGCTGTCCCGGTTCCGGGTGCTCACCTCGGCCGCCGGCCACTTCAGCGTGCAGAAGGCCGCCCGGCTGCTCGGCCTCGGCCCCGACGCGGTCCGCACCGTCGACACCGACGCGCAGCGCCGGTTGCGCCCCGACGCGCTGGCCCGGGAGATCGCCCGCTGCCGGGCGGACGGGCTGCTCGTCATGGCCGTCGTCGCCACCGCCGGCACCACCGACTTCGGCAGCATCGACCCGCTGCCGCAGGTCGCCGACATCTGCGCGGCGGCCGGCGTGTGGCTGCACGTCGACGCCGCGTACGGCTGCGGGCTGCTCGTCTCGCCGACCCGCCGGCACCTGCTCGACGGCATCGAGCGGGCCGACTCGGTGACCGTCGACTACCACAAGTCCTTCTTCCAGCCGGTCAGCTCCAGCGCCGTGCTGGTGCGCGACGGCCGGACCCTGCGGCACGCCACCTGGCACGCCGACTACCTCAACCCGGCGCGCGCCGTCGAGCAGCGCATCCCCAACCAGGTCGACAAGAGCCTCCAGACCACCCGCCGTTTCGACGCGCTCAAGCTCTGGCTCACCCTGCGGATCATGGGCGCGGACGCGGTCGGCGCGCTCTTCGACGAGGTGGTCGACCGGGCCGGCGAGGCCTGGCGCCTGCTCGACGCCGACCCCCGCTTCGAGGTGGTGACCCGGCCGGCCCTGAGCACGCTGGTGTTCCGCTGGCACCCCGCCGGCCTGGCCGCCGACCTCGTGGACGACGCCAACCTGTACGCCCGCGAGGCCCTCGCCGCCTCCGGCGCCGCGCTCGTCGCCGGGACCCGGGTCGACGGCGCCCACCACCTGAAGCTCACGCTGCTCAACCCCGAGACCACCGGGGAGGACGTCGCCGCGGTCCTCGACCTGATCGCTGAACACGCCGGCTGGTACGCCCGCACCCGCACCGCCGACGCGCTGACCTGCCCGGTCGGCTGA
- a CDS encoding lysine N(6)-hydroxylase/L-ornithine N(5)-oxygenase family protein, translating to MSTHDFIAVGLGPYNLGLACLTAPIADLDGLFLEARDDVGWHPGMLLETAHLQTPFLADLVTLADPTSPYSFLSYLKETGRLYPFYIRENFFPLRSEFDAYCRWAAAKLPSVRFGHEVTSIEYDATDDRYVVRARVAGREVTHRARRLVLGTGTPPHVPPACAGLDGDMIHNSRYRKHRAALRGKRSITVVGSGQSAAEIYHDLLADIDTHGYHLTWVTRSPRFFPLEYTKLTLEMTSPDYVDYFHALPEPTRYRLEAEQKELFKGIDAELINAIYDLLYVKTVSGPVPTRLLTNTELTEAAHDPARGAYTLGLRHIEQGRDFTLETEGLVLATGYRHRVPAFLDPIRDRLRFDGHGRFDVARNYSIDHTGRGVFLQNAGTHTHSVTSPDLGMGPYRNSWIIRELTGREHYPIEKSIAFQEFGAPAGVAS from the coding sequence GTGTCGACCCACGACTTCATCGCCGTCGGGCTGGGCCCGTACAACCTCGGCCTGGCCTGCCTGACCGCCCCGATCGCCGACCTCGACGGTCTCTTCCTGGAGGCCCGCGACGACGTCGGCTGGCATCCCGGCATGCTGCTGGAGACCGCTCACCTGCAGACCCCGTTCCTCGCCGACCTGGTGACGCTCGCCGACCCGACCTCGCCGTACTCCTTCCTCAGCTACCTCAAGGAGACCGGGCGGCTCTACCCGTTCTACATCCGGGAGAACTTCTTCCCGCTGCGCAGCGAGTTCGACGCCTACTGCCGCTGGGCGGCCGCGAAGCTGCCGAGCGTCCGGTTCGGACACGAGGTCACCTCGATCGAGTACGACGCCACGGACGACCGGTACGTGGTGCGCGCCCGGGTGGCCGGCCGCGAGGTCACCCACCGGGCCCGCCGGCTCGTGCTCGGCACCGGCACCCCGCCGCACGTCCCGCCGGCCTGCGCGGGGCTGGACGGCGACATGATCCACAACTCGCGGTACCGGAAGCACCGGGCGGCGCTGCGCGGCAAGCGGAGCATCACCGTGGTCGGCAGCGGGCAGAGCGCCGCCGAGATCTACCACGACCTGCTCGCCGACATCGACACCCACGGCTACCACCTGACCTGGGTCACCCGCTCGCCGCGCTTCTTCCCGCTCGAATACACGAAGCTCACCCTGGAGATGACGTCCCCGGACTACGTGGACTACTTCCACGCCCTGCCCGAGCCGACCCGTTACCGCCTCGAAGCGGAGCAGAAGGAGCTGTTCAAGGGCATCGACGCCGAGCTGATCAACGCGATCTACGACCTGCTCTACGTGAAGACCGTGAGCGGCCCGGTGCCGACCCGGCTGCTCACCAATACCGAGCTGACCGAGGCGGCCCACGATCCGGCGCGCGGCGCGTACACGCTGGGGCTGCGCCACATCGAGCAGGGCCGCGACTTCACCCTGGAGACCGAGGGGCTGGTGCTGGCCACCGGCTACCGCCACCGGGTGCCCGCCTTCCTCGACCCCATCCGGGACCGGCTCCGCTTCGACGGCCACGGCCGCTTCGACGTGGCCCGCAACTACAGCATCGACCACACGGGCCGGGGCGTCTTCCTCCAGAACGCCGGCACCCACACGCACAGCGTCACGTCGCCCGACCTGGGCATGGGTCCCTACCGCAACTCGTGGATCATCCGGGAGCTGACCGGCCGCGAGCACTACCCGATCGAGAAGAGCATCGCGTTCCAGGAGTTCGGCGCCCCGGCCGGGGTGGCCTCATGA
- a CDS encoding ABC transporter substrate-binding protein, whose protein sequence is MRRLAVALTAALALGVGLTACGKSDPVSGTNAGETREITHAMGTTKVPAEPKRVVVLDTDKIDTALSLGVTPVGAATAGEAKSWPTYFGADKLAGIKEVGVLTEPDLEAINALKPDLILGSKFRQEKFYDELSAIAPTVFTEKVGITWKENFLLDGKALGKEQQAKDQLAAYEKRAKDFGAKLGDASSRKISIVRFIPGNIRVYGPDSFSGIVVGDTGLGRPARQLLEGKEDKRFDLVSAERVNEVDGDVVFVTAYGEKAAAEQAKVTAGSLWQGLSAVKAGKAHVVSDEVWMTGIGVGAANKILDDLEKYLAA, encoded by the coding sequence ATGCGTCGTCTCGCCGTCGCTCTCACCGCGGCCCTCGCCCTCGGCGTGGGCCTCACCGCCTGCGGGAAGAGCGATCCCGTCTCCGGCACCAACGCCGGGGAGACCCGGGAGATCACCCACGCCATGGGCACCACGAAGGTGCCCGCCGAGCCGAAGCGCGTGGTGGTGCTCGACACCGACAAGATCGACACTGCGCTCTCGCTGGGCGTCACCCCCGTCGGCGCGGCCACCGCCGGCGAGGCGAAGAGCTGGCCCACCTACTTCGGCGCAGACAAGCTGGCCGGCATCAAGGAGGTCGGGGTGCTCACCGAGCCCGACCTGGAGGCGATCAACGCGCTCAAGCCGGACCTCATCCTCGGCAGCAAGTTCCGCCAGGAGAAGTTCTACGACGAGCTGTCGGCCATCGCCCCGACCGTGTTCACCGAGAAGGTGGGCATCACCTGGAAGGAGAACTTCCTCCTCGACGGGAAGGCGCTGGGCAAGGAGCAGCAGGCCAAGGACCAGCTGGCCGCGTACGAGAAGCGGGCGAAGGACTTCGGCGCGAAGCTCGGTGACGCCTCGTCGCGGAAGATCTCCATCGTGCGCTTCATCCCGGGCAACATCCGGGTCTACGGCCCGGACTCGTTCTCCGGCATCGTGGTCGGCGACACCGGCCTGGGCCGCCCCGCCCGGCAGCTGCTGGAGGGCAAGGAGGACAAGCGCTTCGACCTGGTCAGCGCCGAGCGGGTCAACGAGGTCGACGGCGACGTGGTGTTCGTGACCGCGTACGGCGAGAAGGCCGCCGCCGAGCAGGCGAAGGTCACGGCCGGCAGCCTCTGGCAGGGCCTGTCCGCGGTGAAGGCGGGCAAGGCGCACGTGGTCTCCGACGAGGTCTGGATGACCGGCATCGGTGTCGGCGCCGCCAACAAGATCCTGGACGACCTGGAGAAGTACCTGGCCGCCTGA
- a CDS encoding IucA/IucC family protein, with product MTTPSAAVDHLTPDRWAAANRRLVRKALAEFAHERLITPEPHGPGHYRVRSDDGTVEYRFAGRRLSLNHWWIDPAGLTRHVEGREAPLDAVDLCLELRGALGLTDAVLPVYLEEITSTLAGLAYKSARPELTAAELAGADFQQIETAMTEGHPCFVANSGRIGWGVHDHHRYAPEAGRPVRLLWLAAHRDHTTFTCATDLDYDTHVRAELGDETLAGFARTLTGLGLDPADYLLLPVHPWQWWNRLAVTYAGEVARRHLVPLGEGPDEHLAQQSVRTFFNVTDPHRHYVKTALSVLNMGFMRGLSAAYMEHTPAINDWLAGVIAADPVFGRTGLSIIRERAAIGYRHRQFEAATDRYSPYRKMLAALWRESPVPGLEPGRRLATMASLLHVDHGGRSVAGALIAGSGLAPADWLRRYLDAYLVPVLHALFAYDLAFMPHGENVILVLRDGVVERVIFKDIAEEIVVMDPAADLPEAVGRIRAAVPEDQKVLCVFTDVFDSFLRHLNAILATEGILDEETFWRTVAGCVSAYTASVPHLAGRHDLFAPEFALSCLNRLQLRDNQQMVDLADPSAALQFVGTLANPLAPYAPRP from the coding sequence GTGACCACCCCCTCCGCCGCCGTCGACCACCTCACCCCCGACCGGTGGGCCGCCGCCAACCGCCGCCTGGTCCGCAAGGCCCTGGCCGAGTTCGCCCACGAACGGCTCATCACCCCCGAGCCGCACGGTCCCGGCCACTACCGGGTACGCAGCGACGACGGCACCGTCGAGTACCGCTTCGCGGGCCGGCGGCTCAGCCTGAACCACTGGTGGATCGACCCCGCGGGCCTGACCCGCCACGTCGAGGGGCGGGAGGCCCCACTGGACGCGGTCGACCTCTGCCTGGAGCTGCGCGGCGCGCTCGGCCTCACCGACGCCGTCCTGCCCGTCTACCTGGAGGAGATCACCAGCACCCTGGCCGGGCTCGCCTACAAGTCGGCCCGCCCCGAACTGACGGCGGCGGAGCTGGCCGGGGCGGACTTCCAGCAGATCGAGACGGCCATGACCGAGGGCCATCCGTGCTTCGTGGCCAACAGCGGGCGGATCGGCTGGGGCGTGCACGACCACCACCGGTACGCCCCGGAGGCCGGCCGGCCGGTCCGGCTGCTCTGGCTCGCCGCCCACCGCGACCACACCACCTTCACCTGCGCCACCGACCTGGACTACGACACCCACGTCCGGGCCGAACTCGGCGACGAGACCCTGGCCGGGTTCGCCCGCACCCTCACGGGCCTCGGCCTCGACCCGGCCGACTACCTGCTGTTGCCCGTGCACCCGTGGCAGTGGTGGAACAGGCTGGCGGTCACCTACGCCGGCGAGGTGGCCCGGCGGCACCTCGTGCCCCTCGGCGAGGGGCCGGACGAGCACCTGGCCCAGCAGTCGGTGCGCACCTTCTTCAACGTCACCGACCCGCACCGGCACTACGTGAAGACCGCGCTCTCGGTGCTCAACATGGGCTTCATGCGCGGGCTGTCGGCCGCGTACATGGAGCACACCCCGGCCATCAACGACTGGCTGGCCGGCGTGATCGCCGCCGACCCGGTGTTCGGGCGGACCGGGCTGTCGATCATCCGGGAGCGGGCCGCCATCGGCTACCGGCACCGGCAGTTCGAGGCGGCCACCGACCGGTACTCGCCGTACCGGAAGATGCTCGCCGCGCTCTGGCGGGAGAGCCCGGTGCCCGGGCTGGAGCCGGGCCGGCGGCTGGCCACCATGGCGTCGCTGCTGCACGTCGACCATGGCGGGCGCTCGGTCGCCGGAGCGCTGATCGCCGGCTCGGGGCTGGCCCCGGCCGACTGGCTGCGCCGCTACCTCGACGCCTACCTGGTGCCGGTCCTGCACGCGCTCTTCGCCTATGACCTGGCGTTCATGCCGCACGGCGAGAACGTCATCCTGGTGCTGCGCGACGGCGTGGTGGAGCGGGTGATCTTCAAGGACATCGCCGAGGAGATCGTGGTGATGGACCCGGCGGCCGACCTGCCCGAGGCGGTGGGACGGATCCGCGCCGCCGTGCCCGAGGACCAGAAGGTGCTCTGCGTCTTCACCGACGTGTTCGACTCGTTCCTACGCCACCTCAACGCGATCCTGGCCACCGAGGGCATCCTCGACGAGGAGACCTTCTGGCGGACCGTGGCCGGGTGCGTCAGCGCCTACACGGCGTCGGTGCCGCACCTGGCCGGGCGGCACGACCTGTTCGCCCCGGAGTTCGCGCTCTCCTGCCTCAACCGGCTGCAACTGCGCGACAACCAGCAGATGGTCGACCTCGCGGACCCGTCGGCGGCGCTCCAGTTCGTCGGGACGCTGGCCAACCCCCTCGCCCCGTACGCGCCGCGGCCGTGA